Within the Miscanthus floridulus cultivar M001 chromosome 17, ASM1932011v1, whole genome shotgun sequence genome, the region GGAAAGAAAATGGGAACCTTGGTGTCTATGAaagcaaataaataaaaaattgctgCAATAGGGTGTACATTTGAGTAAGCCACTTTATTCTGCAAAACAGAAAATATTAAACATTGGGAGGAAACTCATGTCTGCTAtttgtatactccctctgtcctagcATTCTAGAAATTTTAAGgcaaattaagagagaacataaaaaTACGCATATAtccttattttattttctaatcagacgctatcatcaacatgattaatggtgattggttgataaatggaaagtatttaatataaaattagtttttattctttagaatgcattatattttaagataaattttgaatgctagaatgcactatattacaggacggaGGAAGTAAGACTGAACAGTGAACAGGAAAAAAAATGAGAACCATATGATGTCTATGTAAGCCAAAAACAATAACAACTACTACAAAATATATATGCTGCAATAGGGTATACATTTGAGTAAGCCGCTTTATTCTGCTAAACAGAAAATGCAATAACTCGTTCCCCCCTTTGTGCCTTGAACCGGTCCATCACAATCGAGTTGAGTGATTCTCAATTTCAGAGTACCAGACCTTCAATGAAGTTATGTATGCATCGCATTTTCGTCTCATGCAATTGTTTAGAACAAAATAAAATTTGTATATACTTTGCGAGAATCAACAGTTTTTTTTAGATTTTCCAACtgaatatgcaaaagaaaaagaaacaggCAAAAAGAGACAAAAAATCACCGAACTCGTGCCGAAACTGAAACCAGCATAGGATTGAAGCCCAATTCGGCAGAGAAGAGCAGCAGCATATGATTGCAGCGCAATTCGGTGACTTTGATCACAAGATTTCAGATCGTTAAGTGCAATACTCCGCTAGCAGTTCAATAATGTCTCAATCAATACATTAGCCGAGTATACGAGCCTGTTCGGGAGAccataaacgatcgtggattatttactgctggctggtttggtgtgagagaaaaacactgttcctggctggaaatttacgatcgtttacgagtaaGCAAACAGGCTGACGATGTTCACAACAACTTTGCAGTATTGAAGAGAATCGTTGTAGCAAGCGCTAAACGCCTAAACCTGTATTGTGATATGTTTCTATCAAAGTCACAATTCACAACTCAAGTTCCGTTGCCAACCACATTTGTATCTGATATCTTTCAGACAAATTCCTTTCCCAAAGAAAAAGAACAGTAACATTTGCATGTTACTATGAAAAAACAAATGGAGATAGCCAACTACCTAGGGGGAAGCTCAACAAGATTATCAGAACTGATATTTCCTCACTAATGAGGTTGCAAAGAGCAACTCTTATATCTAGTTCAAAACCCAACAATGCAACACCAAAAGTTTCAGCATGCAAAATGCAGCATGAACTAAGGAATATTCAGTCTGAAAATGATCTTGCATCCAGGCCACAGCATGAGGAAATTTACAACGGAGGTTTGGAATGCATATATACAGTGTCTGGCCTTAAAACAGGATTTCACATGTACATCTAGGGTAGTAGGGTTTGTCAAACAGTTGCAAAATCAGGTGTGGCTTTTTAAAGTTGTAGAAAATGCAACCCCAAACCTAGAGCACAGGGACAGGACTCACAGATCTCTTCACATCTATAACATCTCATCTCAACTATATAATCCACCAGTAGCAACACAAACATGCATGAcacacagctctcctgcgttgttcgagaaaaaaaaagcaaCACAAACATGCCCAATGCCAGAACTACTCAATTGCAAACATTACTAAGCACAATTAAAAGGTTCAATGATGCATCTGTCGACAAGGCTTAACAATAAAGACACTGAAACGGATTCAATAGTTCATACACAGAAACATTGTAGCAAAAACGATTAAATAAACTACCAGTATATAGTACCAAATTCCAAATGAGGGGTGCTAAAAAAACTATAGCATGTCTAAGCATGAAAGAAAAAACGAATGTGACAGTTTTCTCATTAACCAAAACAAGACCTGTATCAATACTGGGAGTTCAGGTCTTCAACGAAACAGATAATTAGCCAAAAAAGGAACTTTCTTGCAAAGGGCAAAAGAACCCTCTATTCCCTTCAAGCAACAGTGGCATCTGCACTCTTCTCACCCTCACCACCATTAGCAGAAGATGCATTGTTGGCCTCTGCCTCAGCAACAGCATCCATTTCCTCTGCAGTGGCATCAACTTCTCCAAGCGGGCGAACCTGTTCCTCCTCTGGAAGTGGCTCTTCAACATAATCATTCTCAAACGCATCAGATGGCACCTCATAGATCCTCACCTGTGGCTTTGCTGGATCTTTTACAAACACATACTTGCCCTCTTCAAACTTCATGCAAATGTCCACAATTGACTTGACGATTCCCCACATGTTTGCAGTGTTCAGGTTGATCTGTGCGGCAAAATCCCTTGGCTTGTACCCCATCACAGTGAGCACAGAATGGTTGTAGTGGTCACGGGGGTTCACACGTGACACATAGCCCAACTTCATCATGTCAGCACCAGCAAGCAAAGCCTGGGCAGTCCAGCGAGCAAGCTTGTTCGCATTGTTCTTGAGCTCTGTAGCAAGGACAGCTCCACGCTGGGTCTCAAGCTTCTGCCTCCAGTCAACACCGGTAATCTTTGGATCAAACTCATTTAGGGCATTGAGGGTAATAAACTGGCGACCACCACTTGGATCAACATTGACAGCATGCACCTCACAGCGAGCAACAAGGCTGATCTCATCATTCAGCTTCCAGCGGCGGTAGCGGTAGCCAACAGATGCTGCCTCCTCACCCTCAGAAGCAAATGGGTTGGGCTCATCAAAGGTAACCTTCTCACCATTGCGGTGCAGCACCTGCTGTGAGAAGTTCTGGTTGATGTAGGTGGCCTCAACAGCGAGCGAGTGCGCTGAGTTGATGTCATCCTTGTTCTCAGGAAGCTGCTCCTGCGCAGTCTCATTGACAGTGAGCAGGTCCAGCTGGGAGCCATCACGCTTGTCAAGGAACAGCTTGTTGCCCACGCGCTGGACGACCATGTCCCATGATTGGATGCTGCGGGGCGTGCACATGAGAGAGGCGAGGATGGCATCAGTCGCGAACACCGTGGCtttgtcctcctcggcaaggcgGCGGATGACAGGGTCGTCGGTGGTGGTGACCTTGAAGAAGTTGCGGGACTTGAAGCGCTCGAGACGGCGCGCGGCCTTGGGGTTGACACGGTCATAGGCCCGATCGTAGAACTCGACGGCGCCACATAAGAGGAGATCCTCgggctggtcggcgacggagaAGGAGAGCTTGGTGAAGTTGGCGAAGGGAATCTGCTCGCGCATGGTCCAGTCGGGCTGGATGTCGACGGAAGGCTTGGCCGTCGACAAGGGTTGGTTGAACCGGAAGTTGGTGTGGTGATGTGAGCGGTTGTTCTGGAAGTGGCGGTCGCGGCGTGCGCGCTCCTTCTCGGCCAAGCGGCGGCGCGCCTCCACCTCCTCATCTTGGCGCTGCGGGAGCTGCTGGCGCTGGTTGAAGCGCCACTTGGGGCCGAACCgttgcggccgcggcggcggcttaGCGTCGACGAGGCGGAACGAGGAGTCCTCGGCCCCGGCGATGAGCGAGTCGTCGGCGGAGGTGAAGTCGAAGACGGAGTCCCGGGAGGCCGCGGCGAAGGCGGCGGGACCGGCGGGGTTGCGCGTCCAGTCGGCGATGCGGCCCAGCTTGTCGGAGCGGGAGAAGGGCGCGAAGGGGATGGAGGCGCCGCCTCCCAGGGACTGCGGAATCGCCGGGACGTCAGGAGGGCCCCATCCGTCGGGGTTGAACGGGACGACGCCCACGTCGAAGCCCATGGTTGCGGCGGTGATGCTGGACTGGATCCGGAGGCTAGAGGCGGCGGCGTGGCGGGTGGGGTGGGATTACGGGGGAGGAGGGGGCTTTAGGGTTTGGGTGTAAAACGAATTTTTATATGCTCGTAAAATATTTGACGCTCAAGATTGCACCTGAGGGTCCTACGTGTCAGCGTCAAGATTGCAGAGTAACTTCGTTTATGAACGATGAAGAGTGTTTTGCGTTCAAAATTCATATACGGACACATATTCAAGTCACGCTAGGAACAGTGGCGGAACGAGCAACTCTGATTAAAGGGGGCCGCACAAACAGGGACGAAgctagaaaaaaatttaggaggagctAAACAACGGCAATTAGTAAGAAAAGAGACTTAGCAAATCTCAGCCCCTCATACCTGTATATTTATAGCTGAAATCTCAGACGGGGCTTCGCTTACTCACGAGCGGTAGAGGGGactggagcccccctagccccaccgctggctccgtgcctgcGCACAAACATATAACACCTTATAAGTATGATAAGTATATACTTAAGTGTACATCCAACCAAAATTTTCTATCCTTTTACATATATAGTTAGCGTTTATAGCAAAAAATCAAAAGGGCAAAATATGCTTTGTATTATAATATGTTTCACTGTTTTAGGGGGGGGGGGCACGGCCCCTGGTTATGCCACCGGCTAGGAAGCGTAATCGAGTCCTTGTTTAGTTCTTCAAAAgtacactatgtaaaaagaagatttctcgtcatattaaatttacggtacatgcatggagtactaaaggtagacgaaatcaaaaactaattgcacagtttgctttaactttgcgagacgaatcttttgagcctaattagtcaatgtttgaacaataattcacaaatacaaacgaaatactacagtgaAGAATCATGCACTATGCAAAGTTTGCAAACTTTGCCGAACTAAACGTGCCCCGAATCATGTGAATTCTCACCTGCGCCATGTCTGTCTGAATTGTAATAGTTGAGGCTGAAATGTTGTTTGGTTGGAAGACTCTTAGGCAAAGAGCTAGCGAGAGAACGGTAGATCCCAAACTCACAGAAACGAAAATCCAGGAAATATGTTTGGGCACACAAACAAACACAAAGCTATGTTTGGTTGCTTGCCCAAACAACCTTGCCTCACCAGCAATTCAACTCTTTGATTTTGTGTGTCTTGTGGTCAGGACCGGTTGCGTGACGAGCAAATGTCTAGCAGTAGGCCTGTTTGGCTGCTCACTGTCAGGCAACTTTACGGCCAGACAAGCATATAGACCTAGAGGCTGTTCGgtaggactgaaaaataagctaaaatattATTCCGGCTGATCGATGAGAGGAAAAAATAATGTTCTGGCAATGTGAACAGTGATTTTGCGAGTGCGTCGGTCAGCCCAGCCGAACGCACTCCTAGGTTTACAAAATTCAATGTCCGGGAATCTTTGCCAAGACCAAGTAGCTTTTCAGTCCTTCAATCAAACAACCCCGTATGTTATTGGTTGTCCCGAGTTTTCCAAAGCACAGGTAAATAGGCCGGCCCACTCATAGGGTACTAGGCCCCTGTGAAAGGACGGAGCACAGGGTTTGGGGGTTTTTTCGGTctacgtgagaaggtcttctttcTTAAACATAAAGTTGTGGGGGCTGTCTGTCCACCGTAGGCCGAGTTTTTTTTATTGGGTGGAACTCGTTGAACATGGTGGGCTACAGATTTGCCTTGAGTTGGTGTTCCTCGTTGTTGTTTAGGGGTGAGCATTTGGGTTTCAGATAATTTGAATAATTAAAAATTCGGGTATTAGAAATTACTATCCGATTTTGGTCCGAAAAAACATTAGAgcaccttctagagtctttctaaaatttattctgtaaatcatcatttggagagacATTTGAGTAAAAATCGTTTTATATATCGGTGTAATAggttttctatatcttgtgcgtAGTTTAGAGAGCCATCCTCGCTGTCCATCTTTGGCTAGCAAAAAATCTGAAAATAGAGAATGTCTATATTTGGATATCCAATTGGAGAGGACGTCGGAGGGTATTTTTCTACCAAAATATTTATTTCTATAAATAGGAAGAATATAaagagtctcttggagatgctcttacctgAAATTTTGGGTACTTGACAATTCAGGTTCGAGTATTACCGGATAATACCAaaaattgacaaaaccaacaattTTGAAAGAATTCTagttgcattttaaagcaacaaacAACGGTCCTTCAAATCAAATCATGTCTTCATATCAATTAACAACAAATCAATCATCAAGCTAACATAGATCTACATTGAGCCATACCAAATAATACATTTACACTACACCAAACCATTCATGTCTTCTTAttagctactccctccgtcccaaaattaaTGATGTtttaggtttgtcctaagtcaaaccatttcAACCAAATTTATACAAAACTCAGTCTATCTTAGGAGTATAGAAGAGCAAAGATTTTTTTAGTTCTGGTAGCTGGGACAGAGGTGCAGGTCAGCTAGGCGTTATGGGTCTCAGTCTCTCAGTAATCCGTCTTTCTAAATAAACTCATGTATTTCCGTTTATCTTTAAATAGAAATGGTGGATGGTCTTCGCATGGAAAAAAGAAGAGCAAAGATTTGAAATATTTTAGATAATTCGGGTACCGGAAAACATTACCAAACTACCCAAATTAAATTTGGGTTTTTACAATTACTATCTGAAATTATAATTGGGTATTTCGGTGCGAGTTTAGATAATTCGTATTCAGTGATTGGATATCTGGTATTTTGTCCACCCCTAGTGTTGTCGGATGATGGGAAAAATTGTGCGAGCTGAGACCATAAGCTGCTGGCCGACGGGAAAAAACATCGCATGCAGGCTATTTTGGTGCATGATACGATCGGCCAATGGCCTATGGTGGCAAGTCTTTGACGATTTGCCTCTCTTCTTTGTCTCCCACGTGAATTGCTCCTTCAAATTGATTGAATTTGCATCATGAGATTACTTTGATCTAGGTCATCAGATTGCCTTTTCACATAGAAGTAGCAAATCAATGAAGATTTATGTCAGGTCTGCCATCAAAATGGAATCAAACAGGCAAGCAGCCCAAGATGGAAggaaacaggtgtatgcaacatgcAATCGATGATTGTGGCATAGTTTTCCAATTTTTTCGATCAACATATCTATTCACTTTCTCGTACTTTGTGGTGTGTTTTTTATGTACAGAGAGTTTGATACGTACTAGTTTGGTACCTCATGTTAGTATGGAGTTCAGAACTTTCGACGAGGCTTGGGCATTTTGGCTTAGCTACGGTGGACAGAAAGGTTTTGACATCATGAAACGGTATTCAAATGAAAGACCATCAGATAGCAAtattacatcatctagatttgtTTACGCAAATGAGGGTCATCGATTGCAAGACAAAATGGATCATTTAACAAAGTTCCCTCGAACTGAAACTCGAATTGATTATCAAGTCCACATGAATCTTAAAATGGACAGTGAAAAAGGAAATTTGGAAGTGACTAAGGTGATTTTGGAACACAATCAGCTCCTGACCAACAGATATTAAACTTCTGATGCAAGAACGAACAAGAGAATCAacaagaatttgttgtcaaaaaaGAAACAAAGGATATAATTCAATAACCACCGAAGAGCACTCACTGCCACTAAAGTACCAAAATATTTTGAACGAACATTACCAAACCAAGATCAGGGCATCAGACTATATCAGTACATACATTTTGGGAAAGAAAACTAGCAAGACTTATAAGAGGTTGCATTACAAGGTTAATTTATGTCCTACGCACATGATGAGAAGAAAACTCTTGCCAACTTAATTCAAATCAGAATAGCAGCATCAAGGGAACAATGATGATGCAGATGATGGCCAAGGTCGCAATAACCGATCCCTGCTCAAAGGCTTTACCTAGACCACCCACCCTAGTGAAATGCTGGAAGGCGAGATACACAGCTATGGCCAATGACAGTACTGCACCACCTTGAGTTCCCCTGTAACAACAAATTGGAAATCAGAGGATTCAGAGCACAAGAGGAAAAACTAGTGTGTGTTTTTTCCGTTCACGAAAAATAAGCAACAACTTTCATAAGGGAAATTTGAGAATATGAAATCAGAATGATGTATGCTACAATTACAAGTCGCAGTGTGTTTTTTCCAACAAAAAAAACACAGACGTAAGTGCTTGCTGCTATTCACAAAGAACACAGTTCAGTACTACAATTAATAGAAGAGTCTTCATTCTAGCCTAGAATGTGTATAGGCTAGAATGAAGACTTCATTCTAGCCTATACACATTCTAGGCTATTCACATTCTAATATAGTCAATGAAAAGCTGTGTAAACAAAAGTTCATCAGGATATGCATCAGGGCCAATGTTGAAATCTTCCATACCTCAGATTCATCATTTGGTAAGGAGCAACGCTCACAAGCAGCATTGTTGACAGAGGAAGCTCCAGTTCACCTACAATAGTCATATTTTACTATTTTAGGTATAGTAAATAACTGGGTAGACCTACAACATAAATCGGTTCAGAATCAATGCTACAAAGACGTGAACTGTCTTCAAGTTTGCTATAGTAAGATTATGATATATAACTTTATACTCCCcatgttcctttttttttcttgaatccTACGCGTGAGGCAAAAAAGTAATAAAATTTGTTTAGGTTGGCCACAGGGTCTATGTTGTTCCTTTTAAAAAAATGTATCATCCCATTATCTCAAAAACAAACTATGAAATTCATTATTAGCAGACAGAAAGAATCTCATAAATACTCTTATATTAACCATGTTTGCTACTCTACCTGGAATGAAGAAGAATAGACGCACCAACAGAGCAAGAAAAGCAGTCCACTGGCCATAGTCACCCCTAGATATGGTTGTTGGTAACATAAAATAAGTAGGCATGACATAGTACTTTTACTGAAAATAAGAAGCATACAAACTGTATTGCAGACAAAGGAAGATAAGAAAAAAACAGGTATCAAACAATTCTTTCCACAAATAGCAGTATCTTACTTGATCCATGAGATTATACTGCAAGGTGCTTGAAGAGCAAAAAATGGCACAAGGAAAGATTTGTGTATGGCAGTGCCTTTAGCAAGTAATAGCACTCTGCAAAAGATAAAATGAGTTAACATTGTTCAAATAAGAATCATATagggtacaacaacaacaacaacaacaaagccttttagtcccaagcaagttggggtaggctagagttgaaacccaacatgaggccctagtcacggttcaggcacgtcAATAGAAGAATCATATAGGGTAATGCAAAGTTATACTGTTATTGTGTATGTGTTTCACAATCCCAGGTGTTCCCTGGAAATCCTAAAAAGGTTAGGAAGAAGTTGGACTTCCAAGTGTATGTGGCCATTCCCTTCTTTTAAAATGACTGTCCAGTGTCATGCTAGGGAAGGGCAGCATGAATGACATGAACAGCTATATGATAACTCATCAAAGATCTGAATCAGGACTAATTCCACTTTTTACATGTTAGTTCATCCTCTTCACAATATGAGCATGTCTAGTAATTCCTAAGTGGTCAGAATTCACAGAAGCATGAAGTAGATACACACACATGCTAAGTGGTTACCCCGAGAGGACAAACAATATTTGGAAGATCAAATGAGATTATGTTTTAAGACAATGGACTCATATCTTTCCATACGGGAAATGAATTCCATGAACGGGATGGCATTTGTTTTTCATTGGAGCGAGCACTTAGTTGTAGCTACTGCTAGAGTGGTGACAGCATATGCTTTGCAACATGAATAATAAGATCACATTTCACGACATGGCACATCTCACAGGCGTATACAGCTATCTATCAACATGCCAACACTTGCAGATACGTAGCTCAGTATCCTTAATAAGAAGAAGGCAAAACAGCAACAGATGAACGGCAAAAGAAAACAAAGCCCATGTTTCTGAACGTGTGGATAGTTCGCACCCATCGCACAATGCTGAAAAAAAAAAGCAGAGTGGAAAGAAAGGGACTTTTGGTTTTGGCCTTTTGGGTGTCAGGATCGGAGGCAGTTGAGGCACTCACGCGCTGGCTCCGGCGGAGATCCACTGCATGGTCTGCGCGCTGAGGTACGCCGACGAGTGACACACGGCGGCGGCCCCCCTGCGCCGGCACGGCTGGCCGGCGCCCAGCGGCTTCAGTGGCAACGACGCGCATCCCCTGCACAAATGCGCGTCACCAACGGCAGGCTGGATCAATAATAATCCCACAAAAGACGAGGGGCTCCCCAGAGCTGTAGGTTTCACCGAGGGCGCACCGCCCCTGTAGACTCACCTGAGCGCGGCCGTGTCCGTCCGCACGGCGGCGCGCGCAACAGGGAGACAGCCCCCGTCCCCTGCCGCTGCCGCTCGCACCCTCAGcctcggcggcgcggcggcggcgggggccggGATCGCGAGCCGCATCGAGATGGACATTCTCGCCGCGCGGAAGGAATGATTGGCTCGCGCCGCAGACGATGCGGTGGCGTGGCGTGTCTAGAGTCTCGGAGAAGCTGCTCGGTCGTTCCGCTCTCGGCTCGCGCGGACTGGAGCGCAGCTGTGCAGGGATGGAGCACAGAGGACTGAGGTGTCAGCAAAGCTGTGATGCGGACGGGCAACCGAGAGAGCGTCTGCGAGTAAAAATCGCGGGCGTGGGAGTCCGTGGGCGGCCACGTGGAGCCCGTGGGCCTCGCGCCCCGTCCCGGGCCTCGGCGCGCGGGGGTGGCAACGGTCCACGAGGGGCCGCACGCTCCCGTCGCGCGCGCTCGGTGCCGGTGCTATTGCTTTGCTTGCCTTGCCCGCTTGCTTCTCCTTCTCGGCTTCTCCCCGGGCGCGCCGTGGAGCCTGCTGCCGTGCTTCGGGTGGATCGTGGGCGTGGGACTCCGCCTCGGGCTCGTCTGGTGGACACTAGACAGACTCGAGCGAGCGAGGCGAACTGACCGAGCGCCGAGACAAGGCCGACCTGGCGTGGCGGGCGCTTCACGGGACCGGGAGCTG harbors:
- the LOC136516078 gene encoding eukaryotic translation initiation factor 3 subunit D-like; its protein translation is MSISMRLAIPAPAAAAPPRLRVRAAAAGDGGCLPVARAAVRTDTAALRGCASLPLKPLGAGQPCRRRGAAAVCHSSAYLSAQTMQWISAGASAVLLLAKGTAIHKSFLVPFFALQAPCSIISWIKGDYGQWTAFLALLVRLFFFIPGELELPLSTMLLVSVAPYQMMNLRGTQGGAVLSLAIAVYLAFQHFTRVGGLGKAFEQGSVIATLAIICIIIVPLMLSHPTRHAAASSLRIQSSITAATMGFDVGVVPFNPDGWGPPDVPAIPQSLGGGASIPFAPFSRSDKLGRIADWTRNPAGPAAFAAASRDSVFDFTSADDSLIAGAEDSSFRLVDAKPPPRPQRFGPKWRFNQRQQLPQRQDEEVEARRRLAEKERARRDRHFQNNRSHHHTNFRFNQPLSTAKPSVDIQPDWTMREQIPFANFTKLSFSVADQPEDLLLCGAVEFYDRAYDRVNPKAARRLERFKSRNFFKVTTTDDPVIRRLAEEDKATVFATDAILASLMCTPRSIQSWDMVVQRVGNKLFLDKRDGSQLDLLTVNETAQEQLPENKDDINSAHSLAVEATYINQNFSQQVLHRNGEKVTFDEPNPFASEGEEAASVGYRYRRWKLNDEISLVARCEVHAVNVDPSGGRQFITLNALNEFDPKITGVDWRQKLETQRGAVLATELKNNANKLARWTAQALLAGADMMKLGYVSRVNPRDHYNHSVLTVMGYKPRDFAAQINLNTANMWGIVKSIVDICMKFEEGKYVFVKDPAKPQVRIYEVPSDAFENDYVEEPLPEEEQVRPLGEVDATAEEMDAVAEAEANNASSANGGEGEKSADATVA